The proteins below come from a single Crossiella sp. CA-258035 genomic window:
- the pknB gene encoding Stk1 family PASTA domain-containing Ser/Thr kinase, with translation MSTPRLLSNRYELGETLGYGGMSEVHKGRDVRLGRDVAVKVLRADLARDPQFQLRFRREAQNAASLNHPAIVAVYDTGETQTEYGPLPYIVMEFVDGKTLRDIVKTEGPLPARRAMEVMADVCAALDFSHRHGIVHRDVKPANVMITKSGAVKVMDFGIARAVHDGQAAVTQTAAVIGTAQYLSPEQARGEAVDARSDVYATGCVLFELMTGEPPFTGDSPVAVAYQHVREDPKPPSQVNPQVPAVLDAIVLKAMSKNPANRYQSAGEMRGDLVRVLSGQRPLAPMVMSEDERTQIVGSGGATQVMQGKHRPEALDDDDDEEEERKAKRRRTAFIAVAVALGVALLILLAFLLGNLFGTNSNGTSDTLSIPKVVGKTAEVARQDIANAGFSKVPSAKRIASTPDQLDKVISVSPGEGQQAAKDAEITLTIGAGPEEVTVPDLKGKTADEAERLLTQAGLKLSANKNEEPVDDNKQVGKVQSQNPSANTKAAKDSLVTITVGRAQDKVSVLNVIGQSVNAARNNLESLGLKVETKETSSSKPKDEVVAQTPSGGSSVRPGTTVTLTISKNDQFTMPNIEGMTETEARSKLQEFGWTGSFSKAEVSGSLSEFGKITDSKPVAGDGVTKTQTIQIQVVTRIGGGGTPPTSTTPKTGG, from the coding sequence ATGAGCACTCCGCGACTGCTCTCCAACCGCTACGAGCTGGGCGAGACGCTCGGCTATGGCGGTATGTCCGAGGTCCACAAGGGCCGGGACGTTCGTCTGGGTCGCGACGTGGCGGTCAAGGTGCTGCGCGCCGATCTCGCCCGCGACCCGCAGTTCCAGCTGCGCTTCCGCCGGGAAGCGCAGAACGCCGCCTCCCTGAACCATCCCGCGATCGTCGCCGTGTACGACACCGGCGAGACGCAGACCGAGTACGGCCCGCTGCCGTACATCGTGATGGAGTTCGTCGACGGCAAGACCCTGCGCGACATCGTCAAGACCGAGGGCCCGCTGCCCGCCCGGCGCGCCATGGAGGTCATGGCCGACGTCTGCGCGGCGCTGGACTTCAGCCACCGGCACGGCATCGTGCACCGGGACGTCAAGCCGGCCAACGTGATGATCACCAAGTCCGGCGCCGTGAAGGTGATGGACTTCGGCATCGCCCGCGCCGTGCACGACGGCCAGGCCGCGGTCACCCAGACCGCGGCGGTGATAGGAACCGCCCAGTACCTCTCGCCGGAGCAGGCCCGCGGCGAGGCGGTGGACGCGCGCAGCGACGTCTACGCCACCGGCTGCGTGCTCTTCGAGCTGATGACCGGCGAGCCGCCGTTCACCGGTGACTCCCCGGTCGCCGTGGCCTACCAGCACGTGCGCGAGGACCCGAAGCCGCCGTCGCAGGTCAACCCGCAGGTGCCCGCGGTGCTGGACGCCATCGTGCTCAAGGCGATGAGCAAGAACCCGGCCAACCGCTACCAGTCCGCCGGCGAGATGCGCGGCGACCTGGTGCGGGTGCTCTCCGGGCAGCGGCCGCTGGCGCCGATGGTGATGTCGGAGGACGAGCGCACCCAGATCGTCGGTTCCGGCGGCGCCACCCAGGTGATGCAGGGCAAGCACCGGCCCGAGGCGCTGGACGACGACGATGACGAGGAGGAGGAGCGCAAGGCCAAGCGGCGGCGCACCGCGTTCATCGCGGTCGCGGTCGCGCTCGGCGTCGCGCTGCTGATCCTGCTCGCCTTCCTGCTGGGCAACCTCTTCGGCACCAACTCCAACGGGACCAGCGACACGCTGAGCATCCCGAAGGTGGTCGGCAAGACCGCCGAGGTGGCCAGGCAGGACATCGCCAACGCCGGGTTCAGCAAGGTGCCCAGCGCCAAGCGGATCGCCTCCACGCCGGACCAGCTGGACAAGGTGATCTCGGTGTCTCCCGGCGAGGGCCAGCAGGCCGCGAAGGACGCGGAGATCACGCTGACCATCGGCGCTGGCCCGGAGGAGGTCACCGTCCCCGACCTCAAGGGCAAGACCGCCGACGAGGCCGAGCGGCTGCTCACCCAGGCCGGGCTCAAGCTCAGCGCGAACAAGAACGAGGAACCGGTCGACGACAACAAACAGGTCGGCAAGGTCCAGTCGCAGAACCCCTCGGCCAACACCAAGGCGGCCAAGGACTCGCTGGTCACCATCACGGTCGGCAGGGCGCAGGACAAGGTCAGCGTGCTCAACGTGATCGGCCAGTCGGTGAACGCCGCGCGCAACAACCTGGAGAGCCTCGGCCTGAAGGTGGAGACCAAGGAGACCAGCTCGTCCAAGCCGAAGGACGAGGTGGTCGCGCAGACCCCGAGTGGCGGCAGCTCGGTGCGGCCCGGCACCACGGTGACGCTGACCATCTCCAAGAACGACCAGTTCACCATGCCCAACATCGAGGGCATGACCGAGACCGAGGCCCGCTCGAAGCTGCAGGAGTTCGGCTGGACCGGCAGCTTCAGCAAGGCCGAGGTGAGCGGCAGCCTCAGCGAGTTCGGCAAGATCACCGACTCCAAGCCGGTGGCAGGCGACGGGGTGACCAAGACCCAGACGATCCAGATCCAGGTGGTCACCCGGATCGGCGGCGGTGGCACCCCGCCGACCAGCACCACACCCAAGACCGGCGGCTGA
- a CDS encoding protein kinase, which translates to MLTSGQLLADRYRLARRIAVGGMGEVWEAADTRLDRRVAIKVLKPELTGDAEFLHRFRTEARMTASLNHPNIAAVHDYGETAAVPDGPQDTAYLVMELVEGEPLAAIIAGQGRINAERTMDVLEQAGHALQAAHERGLVHRDVKPGNILVTPHGKVKLTDFGIAKAAHAAPVTRSGMVMGTAHYIAPEQALGAEAEPASDVYSLAVVGYECLAGHRPFLSDNSVTVAMMHIRDLAPPLPPDVPPGPRALIEATLIKDPRQRYRSGGEFAVAVAAVRSGRPLPMPSGLAMAPPPVGPPPMGPGGPITPMSSPGIPALGHGTGQFAPPVLGRHPVNVRPRRTALWLVVVIFVVAALVLGAWGLSVLMRADDGDRTGGTQKTTPASTVRVDPMEYVGRAASEAADRLMKSGLHTDVQTQDGHRPADLARCAVTEVTPAGELSAGSSVTLRCAPHEDG; encoded by the coding sequence ATGCTCACCTCCGGCCAGCTGCTCGCCGACCGCTACCGCCTGGCCAGGCGGATCGCGGTGGGCGGCATGGGCGAGGTGTGGGAGGCCGCCGACACCCGGCTGGACCGGCGGGTGGCGATCAAGGTGCTCAAGCCAGAGCTGACCGGGGACGCGGAGTTCCTGCACCGGTTCCGCACCGAGGCCAGGATGACCGCCTCGCTGAACCACCCGAACATCGCCGCCGTGCACGACTACGGCGAGACGGCCGCGGTGCCCGATGGCCCGCAGGACACCGCTTACCTGGTGATGGAGCTGGTCGAGGGCGAACCGCTGGCCGCGATCATCGCCGGGCAGGGCCGGATCAACGCCGAGCGCACCATGGACGTGCTGGAGCAGGCGGGACACGCGCTGCAGGCCGCGCACGAGCGCGGGCTGGTGCACCGGGACGTCAAGCCCGGCAACATCCTGGTCACCCCGCACGGCAAGGTGAAGCTCACCGACTTCGGCATCGCCAAGGCCGCGCACGCCGCGCCGGTCACCCGCTCCGGCATGGTGATGGGCACCGCGCACTACATCGCGCCGGAACAGGCGCTGGGCGCGGAGGCGGAACCGGCCAGCGACGTGTACTCGCTGGCCGTGGTCGGCTACGAGTGCCTGGCCGGGCACCGGCCGTTCCTGTCGGACAACTCGGTCACCGTGGCCATGATGCACATCAGGGACCTGGCCCCGCCGCTGCCGCCGGACGTGCCGCCCGGCCCGCGCGCGCTGATCGAGGCGACCCTGATCAAGGACCCCAGGCAGCGGTACCGCAGCGGCGGCGAGTTCGCGGTCGCGGTGGCCGCGGTGCGGTCGGGGCGACCGCTGCCGATGCCCTCCGGCCTGGCCATGGCGCCGCCACCGGTGGGCCCGCCGCCGATGGGTCCTGGCGGGCCCATCACGCCGATGTCCTCGCCGGGAATTCCCGCGCTGGGTCACGGGACCGGGCAGTTCGCCCCGCCCGTGCTGGGGCGTCATCCGGTGAATGTGCGCCCGCGTCGAACCGCACTGTGGCTGGTGGTCGTCATATTCGTCGTGGCGGCACTTGTTTTGGGAGCATGGGGACTCAGCGTGCTCATGCGCGCCGACGACGGTGACCGGACCGGTGGCACGCAGAAGACCACCCCGGCGTCGACGGTGCGCGTGGATCCGATGGAGTACGTGGGGCGGGCGGCTTCGGAGGCGGCCGACCGGCTCATGAAATCCGGCCTGCACACCGATGTGCAGACGCAGGACGGTCACCGGCCAGCCGACCTGGCGCGGTGCGCGGTCACCGAGGTGACCCCGGCCGGGGAGCTGTCCGCGGGGTCGAGCGTGACCCTGCGCTGCGCGCCGCACGAGGACGGTTGA